A window of Eucalyptus grandis isolate ANBG69807.140 chromosome 4, ASM1654582v1, whole genome shotgun sequence genomic DNA:
TTGTTTCGCCCTACATGATTCAGTTGTTGAGCAACTAGCACGAATTACCTAGAGGGAGTAAATAGgtgattttataaaatcttgacAAAATAATGCGGAATAGAATGAGTCAAGATCAAAATCTAAATAAAGATAAGTTATGGAATAGGGTTCATAATTTGTTAAGTAGTAGAATATATTTTAGAGGCAATAACGAGTGTGCAAATGGACTATGGGTacatttggttcagctttctcAAAAGGCTTTCAGCTTAAAGCCTTTTGAGGAAATATTGGAGTGTTTGGTAAACCTGTCCAAGGGGCTTTTAATTAAATGTTAGCTTTAAAAGAGCTAAAAGCCCAATGCTAATAGGCATCGGTTTTGAGTTTTTAGCATTTGGTCAAATGttaaaactacttttttttttgttccataactactatcataaattttttagtttttattttaccTCTCATTGTTCCAAACTGCCCTTACCTTCACTAGAGTCGGCAAagagtttaatattttttaataaaagataaaaatgaaatcCAAAAGCCTTTTATAAAAAACAGATTTATCAAATACCCTTTACgccaaattatttttgtaaataattttttaccaaacacaatttgcatttccccaaaacccTTTAGGCTAAagatatttgtatttttccaaGGCCCATTCCcaaagctaaaccaaacacaGCCTATAACAAAAGACAACAAGAGATTAGGGTATAAAGAAATTgcacacaaggtttatagtggttcgacttaggTTAAGCCTACGCCTATTCTCCCATGCTGACAGTctattggttggattccactataaaatcaacaatagattaaaCTTTGAATACAAATATTCGGTGGGAGATCACACAATCatactaagtcactctttttgtatttctccCACTATCACAAAAGTTTAAGCTCTCAAAAGCAAGTATATGATTGAAGTAAGCTTAGACTTTAGAATTTTAGATTCTACGCATCATCTCTTGCAAGCTCCTCAACACCTTGATCTTTTTATATACTTCTACACTTCCAAATTAGCTGTTGGACAATCTCTAGAAGATTATCTTCCATTTTGATCGATGGACAAACTGTATTGAGAATATTTGGTTTCCATTGAGTGACAGAAGGTGAATTTCACATGATTTTGATTACCCATACAATCAAagtcttgatttccataagaagAGCTTCTCCATTTAGTAAGAACTTATCTTCAGGattgatttctcaatcaatATGATTGAATCAATCTTTTGTATTGGTGTGAAATCCAAACCGGATTACTAGCCATTGTAGAATCTGTAATAAACTCGTTTTGGACCTGTTTCCTTCTAAATAAGTGCTAGGTTCAGAATTTGTTTTGTTCACATGTTGAACTCGTTATGTTCTAAGCATGTCAAAATGAGAACAAGAAATGTTCTTCTCCTTCATTTGAGTGTAGATTAACAACTTGAGAATAAGTTTGAGTGGGTTCAAGTTCGGTCTAAATATTGTATGAGGCACCTTCTATTTCTTGAACATATACTTGAATCAATATTCTTCAAGACAATCAACATAGTCAATATAATTTATTGGataattttgtcaacttcaaaatctattaagagttttctccaacatctgTTTCCTCTCCATTGCAAATTTCAATACCTAATTTGTTAGGATATAGACATGAATTGTGTTAGAGAAGTCCTCCATTGGAGAGTTGATGTGGTGCAGAGGAGTTAAGATATCCTAATTGGCTCATAATTAATTGGTTTAAGCTTTTAATTAAATGTAGGTCCAACTAGATATATTGACAGGCTCAAACTTGGGCTCCCTCTTAACGTTTTTCCCTGGTTAAGGTGTTGGACTCCTAATGTGTATTATCATTTGGTAAATATTTCAAGTAGGAATTTGGTGACTAACGCGGGTGTCTCTCCAATGTCTATCAATGTTTGATGAATATCTCAAGGATGAATTTGGTGACCAACACGAGTGTCCTACTCTCAATGTGTATCAGTGtttcatgaatatctcaaggAGGAATTTGGTGACTAACGCAATTTCCATCTAAGACCAATGTGGCTGCTTCACTTCCAATGTGTATTAGTGTTTGGTGAATATCTCAAGGACGAAATGGTGACCAACGTGATTTCCAGGCAGGTAGGTGTTGTGACGTAACAACACAGGTCCAACGACAAACTTCATGGTTCGGTTTGGAAAAAGTGACCAAGGATGAAGTTGggtgttgaagattcaagttgagataagTTAATGCATGATGCCCGAATTAAAGTGGAGCAAACTTAACACCGGAGCCCACTCTTGAGAAGGAGATTGTTAGAATACACATGTGAGTTGTCTTTGAGAAGTCTTACATTGAAGAATTGATATGGTGTGAATGAGTTAAAATATCCTAGTTGACCCATAACTCATTATtttaagcttttgagtaaaTGTGTGTCTAACTGGATATATTGACAGACTCGAACTTGGGTTTCCTCTTAATGATCTTCCTGAGTAAATGTATTGGAATTCTACTATGCATTTCCAACATAATTTGATCCCAATTCCTTGGTTGAGGAAcacgacaaaaaaaattagggtttgaagAAGACACCCAATTCGTTAATTGGTGGCATATAACACACATAAACAACGTCGTTTGACACTAATATTGCTAGCTTCACTTTGCGAGTGAGCCACATCAGAATTTACGACTACATGGCAATAGCATTGGAGTgaatcaaaaaatttgacactaaagttttttattattattattattagttagAGGTGAAAGGGGCACTCAAGTGATGAATcgtttgggaaaaaatttgACACACAAAAAAAAGGGCTTTTAAGCATTTTCTCGGCACGCGAGGAAagagcacttttttttttttcccaaaagggTTGTAACACTGTTCAAAGTTATGACATATTGAATGTccttttttccattaaaaaaagtgTGGAGTTGGAGAGGTGACCAAGTAGTGGCAACCCATTGCCTATAACCTACCATGTTCAACGGCTCCAGCAAAGACTATGTACCCTCTCCTATCGTTTGGAGTTGGTCATcattactcctttttttttttttaatatcaagaaaaatcccaTGTTATCACatccatgaaaaatttattccaaactaattttttaattacaaaacaTTCaatggtcatttttttaattttttataatttttttccatttgcaaAACTATTTTGcaactatgacaaatttattcaaaactaattttttaaccataaaaaaatctcaaactagttcgtttgtcatttttttttttttttttataattttttttaccacaaaactccatttgataaatttactttccattagtttttattaaattgaactaataccacaaaaatcagCCTTGGGGTCGGGCGAAACGATACACTTATAATAAACtggtcgccgcgaggtcgcgcgagtaaaatcctaaactagtaaACTCGTAAACTATCATGTGTAATTTCCCAAacacatttaactaaaaattttacaaaacacTTTTTAACAAAGTGGTTCAAACGCACCCTATGTACCCTCTCCTATCGTTTggaaaatttaacaaaaactaacatgaaaaatttattccaaactaatttttaattacaaaacATTCCaagaggtaaatttatcacatgataaatttactttccattagtttttattaaattgaactaataccacaaaaatcataAGATACACTTATTGAGATTTTTGTCAACTAtcatgtggtaaaaaaattatttcgagtATATTTATCAGAGGTGTACTAATTGGATTTTTTGTGCCATTAATCcctcttttttgtgtttttttttttagttcaaagccatttcttcttctctaatttaattatcttgttttttttgtgGCTATTTTTAGTGTGTTGGTCGATCATTATCTAGtttgattgatccatttttgtcACTATTACACTAACGAAAAGTAAATATTACTTGGaaataaaatgttttattgccaTGAGTATTTTTACCACCCACGAAATAATTTACAATTATTAAGCCTTGTAATGAATATGTTTAGTGGTTCATTTTTTAACCTACTGGTTTAGCTTGCCATTTGCTCCCAATAAAAGATTTTTAATCTTCCcgtttttttcacaaaaaataaatgatttaaaaaataattttttaaaaatgattacttgtatcgctcacaaaaataaattaatgaaaaatgattttaacgatcaaaaaattatttagatataaattgttgtaaataataaaaacatattttatcgattaattatttcaagctatagaagtaattattttttgaataatatctttcaaatcattcattcttTACTAAACAAATAGAGCCAATGGTTTATAAAAGCCTACTCTAGTTGATTGATCTAGTAGTTAGcttaggaaaaattgtccaaaaatcctaaacctattgtataacggtaattcaatcataatttttcaattttgtcaattcagtcttaaaccttttgacagcttatcaattcagttataaatctttcaatggtgccaatttagtcatatattTTTAACTATTTGTCAAACTAGTCATATACCTTTTAACGAATTGATAATTTAGTCTTTTTTGGCTACTTTCGGTTGGCTATTGGTAATGTGGCATTCTAGTCAATACTAATTATCTTATGTAATACGGATGActttgatgtggataatttttaaaattttttaaaattttaaacttttctttcttttctactaatcttttaacaaataaaaaatcaaaaatcaaaacacaaggTTAGGGAAATCACTAGCCACCAGCTGAGAGGTGGTGACCTCTATTGGCCACTAAGCAAGGGTTGGCGACCCCATTGGCCATTAGGCGAGACTCGACAACCCTTGCTGGCCCCAAGGTGTGGGCATTGCAAGCCCTCGTGAGCCACAATGAGGGTGTCATGACCCTCAATGCGGGGGCTTAGGCAAGAGTCGCGGCATCCTCACCTTGCCAAATCTAATGAGGGCGTCACGGTCCTTGCTTGTCCTCACCGTGGTCAGAGAGGGCTACAGCACCCTCACTTGCCACCAACAAGGGCTTCGCAGCATTCACTCAAAGCCTAATGATAATGGTTGGTAGCGAGGGCTTCTATGCTTtgttttcaataaaaaaagatgaaaagaaaaaaaaagtaataaaaattttgaaaaaaattaaaaattaaaaattgttcatatcaaTGTTGACCCTACCTTGTAGGACAACCAATATTGATTAAACCATCTCGTTGGCgatatttggccaaaattagtaGAAAGGACTAAGGCTCCGTTCTTTTTGGGGAAAATGAGAcgtttttcagaaataattttttagaaaataatttttcaaggaTATAACCATATTGTTTGGTTTTCCGtaagaaaaaacattttcctttatggactccttttcaataattttttattattttaatttttaaatttctttctttttcttcttcttcttccttagccttGGCCACCAACCAGCAATAAGCGAGCTCCAACCTCTCCATAGACCAGCAAGctgggcaaggcttgagcttaGCCTGAGGTCACTAGAGGTTGGCAAGGCTTTGACAACCTCTAGCAAGGCTCGAGTCTCGTCGGCCAGTGGCGAGGCTCTCGCCTAAGGTTGGTCGTTGGTCGTTGCCGTGGTTAGCAACCAACcaagccaaggaagaagaaataaaaaagaaaatgaaaaagtaaaaaaaattaaaaacccgatttttataagaataaaaataaaagaaaattgtatttgagaaataaagtgaggtaaaagaagaaatggaaaatgttttctcttattttaaaagtggaaaacgttttctcttattttagaagactttttttccattcttgacaaatttattttccataaaacgaacataaaaaaatctaagaagTTATTTTGTGTGAAACAAATAAAGTTTAAATTAACTATTCTTTCGAAATTTTATGGCTAGtttagcaaatcattaaaatgtttaggatcaaatttttacaattgaaatgttgatgattaaattgacaagttgttagaaggtttatgattgaattaacaaaatcaaaagatgGAGGATTCTATTGGTCATAAATTTAATGCTTTTCGGACAATTTTCCTGCTGGCTCATCGCACACGTCAGCAGAAGCACGCCAGCGTGGCGTCCACGTCACCGGCACCCATTTTCCTCCTCATCTCCTTCCTCCCCTTTCGAACCAGAGGGAAAATAGGATAAGCCTTCgccctcctctcttctcttcaaTCCCTCACTTCCCCCTTCACTCTCCAATGGCGACGACGTCGACCCTCGCCGCGACccatctctcctccctctccgccCGCCACCGCCACGACCACCGCAGCCCCcgcctcttcctcttcttgaaaCCCTCGAAGCCCTCCTCGGGTCCCCCCAGACTCTCTCTCCTcagctcctcctccgcctccagACGCGCCGCCGCCGTAAGGGCCGGCGACATCGACACCTCCTTCTTCGACGCCGTCAACCCCGACGCCGACGTCGCCTTCGACCCGCCCGCCCCGCCCGAGGGCTTCGTCCCGCCGCCGTCCTTCGACGACGGGCCCCTCGAGGGCGAGGACGAGATCGCCGCCGCGTACGAGGAGCTCTACGGGCCCGCGTACAGCGGGGTCAGCGTGCTGGGCAACGACGTGTCCGTGATGGACTCCAAGGTGAAGAAGACGACCGGGTTCGGGAAGGTGAAGAGGGAGAAGGTGAAGGACGGGTTCGAGGAGCGGGTGATCCAGGTGCGGAGGGTCACCAAGGTGGTGAAGGGAGGGAAGCAGCTGCACTTCCGGGCGATCGTGGTCGTCGGCGACAAGAAGGGCCAGGTCGGCGTCGGGGTGGGGAAGGCGAAGGAGGTCATCGGCGCCGTTCAGAAGTCCGCCGTCAACGCGCGGCGCAACATCATTACCGTGCCCATGACCAAGTACCTCACTTTTCCTCACAGGTAAATGGGGGACTGTTCTTTTgccctttcctctctttttgttttgaattatgCTGGTTTTTTTGTGTGTTCTGTGGTAATGTAGCTTAGATGAGTATTGGATGATGTGTTTGTGGTGGCTGTGGGATGAATGTGGGTGATTGAATGAGTGTTGAGCTTGAGTTTGTGTTGTGGTAGAAATTTTGCTGTTCCAATGAATGTTGGGAATTTTGGATAATCGAAAGAGAAAAAGGCGGGGTGAGATGATGTAGTTAGCAGGATGTTTAGGGTGAATTCTGGAAGATCATCTGTTAAAATGCTCTTGCTCGATCAAAATTGGACTTTTTGAAACTCCGCCTTAGATGTGTGAGTACAGGCTAAGACGGGCCGTCTTCTGCATCTGGCCGTTGCAACTGCTAATAAAGACTAGTGTATAGAACTCAAAGATTCTAGTTCTGTGTAAGGAAatctattctgatgttgattctTGACGTGCTCTAAAGTTGTTTTTCCCTTGAAAGCAGCTGGAGGCATCTTCCAACACGGCGCTGGTTTTGTGAGAATGTGTTATTCTAAATCTGTTCTTTTCTAGTTTGTTGATTCTCTGATAAATGTGAAGAAGTAGTGGTCCCTATGCTTTGGAGGTTACAGTTAGCCATCACGTAATAGTTAGCGTCAGTGATGTGGTTTGGATGCTTGTGCATTTCTATCCATTTTATGGTGCTTACGAAGACGTGACCATCAAGTATAATTGTTTATCAAGAATGTCCACGTGGACATATTCCTCTTTTCAAAGCTACCTGTTCTCTTCCCTGAAGTTAGATGCTTTTGTCATCTAACTTCTCTAGGTGGTTATCAAGTAGATATGACTTACTTTATGCTTGAGTTTGATATTGATTATGGGATCTTTCTGCTGCGGTATGTGCCATGACAAATGCTTTTGAAGGTAGATACTTTCAATGATGACAAGATATTGTGTATAGAGTGTTGGTATAAACAGCTAGTCTCAATTGATGGCTTGTTGTTTGGAGGCTTCATTGGTTAAGCTGGGAATTGTATTATGTAGCTTCAGAAAATCAGTGAATGGCTTAGGCAGTGGATTCCAAAACCATGTCTTTTGTCAGAATAAAACTTTATATGGGCAAATAGAGTTTGTGGTGTTTTCGTTTTTACAGTTGAATTTACAGTTGAATTTACATTAGGCAGATTATAGTCTCTCTCAGATTGGCTGTAGATAATTCATATTCAAGTGCTAATGGTATTAGTCTCTAATGGACCAAACAATTGTATCTCTGCTTTGTCTACCTTCATATATTGAAGCTTTGATTCTCGAAAGCTGGTGGGCGATAGTTTGGAATTTTAGTTTTAGGGGGAAAACATTGGGATGAGGTTTTCCAggcaagtggtgtgaagctaaCTGTTCAGCTTGATCAATGGTAGCCAGATCTCGAAACACACCCCTTCACCCCAAGAATTTTGCGTCCTTAAATTTTGGAATATCTGCCGACTTTCCTGCTAGAAGAATGTCAAGTTCCATCTTTGAATTATTAAGAAAATGCTGTCTGCCAGGCTTTCCTATCGGAAGTATGTTCAGTATTTACTAAGTAAAGGAGTCAAGGTGTGATACTGGTAAAATATTTGCTTTCAACTAATGCCTTTGATGGTAGTTCTTTTGTTATTATCAGTAGTTGAATTTCACCAGCTAGTGCACTTTCGGGTGCATATGTGGTGTGGGTAAACCTAAACATGATTGTTTCTATAACAAGTTATGATTTATGCCAGGTCGGAGGGAGATTATGGGGCGGCAAAAGTGATGTTAAGACCTGCTTCTCCTGGTACTGGGGTTATTGCTGGAGGAGCTGTGAGGATAGTTCTAGAAATGGCCGGTGTTGAGAATGCTTTGGGGAAGCAGCTTGGGAGCAAGAATGCCCTCAACAATGCGAGAGCGACTGTTGTTGCGGTGCAGATGATGAGGCAGTTCCGTGACGTTGCCCTCGATCGAGGAATTCCCATGGAAGAATTGTGGAAGTGATGGAGCTGGCGTGATGAATTTGTATGTAGCATGGATTCTTCTCCATAAGGCCTTCTCActagtctttttttatttggattttgtaAGAGATGATACTTTGTTCCTATTGGGGGGGTTGCAATTCATTGTCATCTCTCTCATGGTCAGCCCTCTTTTAGTTAATAGCAACTTGGTTATGAATCAAAGTGTCCCAGAGGGTTTGCCGCCGCGAGAAGGAAAGCAAAAGGGAGTGTCGCCTTTATCCTATTCCATCCCTACTAAACATAAGTTATCttaggaaaagtgaaaaattggTCTGGAAAGTGGAAGGAAAGACAGGTACCCAGTTGACGTGACATAAGAATAGCCAAGAATGGTTTGAGCATCTCCTTTTCTGTAAGAAGAgcatctagagagagagagagagagtgctcTATATAATTGGTTAGGCTTCATGACCAAGTTGAGCTAGACGTGATCATACGAAGGAAATGAATTGCCTGTTTCAGCTGCCATGCTGCGCCTGTTTTTGCTTTCTCAAGCCTAAAAAGAGCAAGCCCAACAAAGAGAAAGAGGCCAGTGCGAAGTAATGCAGCCGAAGAGGGACACCCCCACATCCAACCATGgatgaatctctctctctcatgggaATGGCAATAAATGGATTATGAGCTCCAGAGAAATTGGCactgttcttctttttctccttctctgaaGTTCtgtactttttctattttctgaagCGAATGGTGCAATTATGAAAAGCTAATTTACACCCGGCTTTGCTAAAAGAGCAAATGGAGCTTTTGGGTTTggtcgctttctctctctctccctctcgatTCCACAGTCAGGAATCAGAAAAATGGGCTGATGGGTTGTGCCTGCTTAAGAAGCTGAATGACCTCTCGTTGCTTCAATGCTCCTATGTCTCAAATTATAATTCTATCAAGCCCGCAGCAAAGAAGTCTCAGGCAGAAAAGTAGTTTGTTGTTTAATCACACGTTTCAAAATCACCCTTTAATCTAAACTCTTGTATTTGATCTAAGGTAAAATCTATTTTTCCCGcgaaagattttttttgtttgatcttttaGTAAATTTTGTGGGGGTGAGGGTACCCACGGCCTATTTCCCTAAAAATTCCCTAAttcattttcgattttttttttgtctaaacaaCCCTTTAACTTTAGGTTCACTTCAAACTTGTCCCCGAACATTTTGTTTTATCTGGAAAAAAATCTTTCAACTAATCCCAAATCTGTCCCGAGCTTTGTTTGtctaacaaaaatcattaaCTTTAACTTCAGTGTCGAATTTGCTTTCGTTAACCCTCTGTCAAAAAATTGTCCTAATTGCCCTAATTTTCCATATTAAAAAATGGCTTCATTTTGCAAACAATTTTCTACATCACTTTGGTGATGTGGATTTATTACGACATGGAAATGTCAAGTCAAACAACTAATAGCATTTTTGGGTGAAGGGTTAATGAGGGCAGATTTGAGACTAGATTGAAAGTTGTTAATAtcattttagacaaaaaaaaaaaagtttggggcaaatttgagatttgacCGAAAATTGTGactttttttagacaaaaaaaagtttggacaAAATTAGTATTTTTCCTAAAgttgggagttttttttttaggaatttagGACAGATACCCACAAAGTAAAGTGAGGTGGGAATGGGGCTGGAAAGTTTACTCCGCATGGGAGCAGGGCAGGGCTCGGTACGTGCCAGGCACCATTGTCATCTCTAGTCGATCTCTAAACATCAATGTCCTTTGTCCATATACACCCTATCATCTCATCGTATATTACTTAACACATTGAAGCCACCTCGTGCATATGCCTAATAACATGCATAGATGCATCCCTTGCTCCGGGTACACTACAGAGACAACCTTTCTAAGAAGTTTAATAACAATAATTGTTCCAAATCAAAGCCCGATCCAATCACATGGATTGAACTGTTAGAGGTGGAAGATGGCCTTGGAACAACAACGACAACAACATGAGATTTGCCAATTATAGCACGGTTTTCAGCCAAGTCCCAAACGGTTGAGGAAACCTCAAGAAAAACAAGGAGCAAGAAACGGTGGAACCCCCCAAAAATCACGTTGGATCACAGGATTAGGAAACCAACTCATTGTAACCCTCCGAAATCGAATTCTAAACCAGGCATCGCTCTCCCTTATCATCCTCTCACCAATTCCCCCTTCAATACCCATCTCTTCCCTCCTCCATCAGGAAGGGTTAGAGACCCCAAAAGAAGATCCAGCGCTTTCCCTGTTGCAAAAAGCCTTTTTAGCTGCCGAAATGGGACTCAAGTTTTGGGCCGTGTTCCTGCTCCTGTCCTTGGCCATGGTGGCCGAGTCGTCGCCCTACTCCTTCGGCTTCGTCGGGGCCGGCGACCTAAGCATGTCGGTGGGTGACTCCATCGGTGCATTCAATGAGATGATGCTGGACTCCGAGATCAACAGGCGACAGCTCGCGGGGCGCGGCAGGCACATCAGCTACAACGCCCTCAAGAAGAACAACGTCCCGTGCAGCCGGCGTGGCCAGTCCTACTACAACtgcaagaagatgaagaaggctAACCCATACAAACGCGGCTGCAGTTCCATCACGCGTTGTAAGAGGGTTACGGGCTAAAAAGCCGAACCGAACCAAGAGGGGGATTAAGTTCAcatgaaagagagaaatgtgAAGGGTTTAATTGTTTGCTTTGCTTAATGACATTGATTTCCTCCGTAAGATTTGTTTAACACTGATGAA
This region includes:
- the LOC104441003 gene encoding protein RALF-like 19, translating into MGLKFWAVFLLLSLAMVAESSPYSFGFVGAGDLSMSVGDSIGAFNEMMLDSEINRRQLAGRGRHISYNALKKNNVPCSRRGQSYYNCKKMKKANPYKRGCSSITRCKRVTG
- the LOC104441002 gene encoding 30S ribosomal protein S5, chloroplastic, which gives rise to MATTSTLAATHLSSLSARHRHDHRSPRLFLFLKPSKPSSGPPRLSLLSSSSASRRAAAVRAGDIDTSFFDAVNPDADVAFDPPAPPEGFVPPPSFDDGPLEGEDEIAAAYEELYGPAYSGVSVLGNDVSVMDSKVKKTTGFGKVKREKVKDGFEERVIQVRRVTKVVKGGKQLHFRAIVVVGDKKGQVGVGVGKAKEVIGAVQKSAVNARRNIITVPMTKYLTFPHRSEGDYGAAKVMLRPASPGTGVIAGGAVRIVLEMAGVENALGKQLGSKNALNNARATVVAVQMMRQFRDVALDRGIPMEELWK